A single region of the Anabaena sphaerica FACHB-251 genome encodes:
- the psbV gene encoding photosystem II cytochrome c-550: protein MFRRLIGVVVATVLLTFQLFIGSATAVELSETVRTVPLNDKGDTVVISLSQLAKGKRLFNDTCAQCHAGGVTKTNQNVGLEPEALALATPKRDNIEGLVDYMKNPTTYDGEVEISELHPSIKSADIFTEMRNLTDDDLSAIAGHILVQPKIVGIRWGGGKIHY, encoded by the coding sequence ATGTTTAGAAGACTGATTGGCGTTGTTGTTGCTACTGTTTTGCTGACGTTTCAGCTATTCATTGGTAGTGCAACAGCGGTGGAACTGAGTGAAACTGTCAGAACCGTACCATTGAATGACAAGGGTGATACTGTTGTCATTAGCCTGTCACAACTGGCAAAAGGTAAAAGATTATTTAATGACACCTGCGCTCAATGTCATGCTGGGGGTGTAACCAAAACTAACCAAAACGTGGGACTGGAACCAGAAGCTTTGGCTTTAGCTACACCCAAACGTGACAACATTGAAGGGTTGGTAGACTACATGAAAAATCCCACAACTTATGACGGTGAAGTGGAGATTTCTGAATTACATCCCAGCATTAAGAGCGCGGATATCTTTACAGAAATGAGAAACCTGACAGATGATGACTTGAGTGCGATCGCAGGTCACATTCTCGTTCAACCAAAAATTGTTGGTATTAGATGGGGTGGTGGTAAGATTCATTACTAA